One genomic region from uncultured Subdoligranulum sp. encodes:
- a CDS encoding helix-turn-helix domain-containing protein encodes MANRVFQNVVYQMKEAVDRVVGVVDETGTVISCSELGQIGEVRDGVAAVRQTAGDAFVRDGYSYHQFSNAKHNDYAAFVEGTDPTAAQFAAMLSISLQCIKQYHDEKFDKTNFIKNVVLDNILPGDIYAKARELHFVSDAQRVVLLIRVTSGNDISAYDVVSGLFPDKQKDFVFNISESDTVLVKEIKPDNNTKDMEKLATSIVDTLQGDHYIKAVVGIGTPINNIKDLASSFKEAQIAMEVGKVFDTERQVISYDHLGIARLIYQLPTTLCEAFLREVFKQESIDSLDAETLFTIQRFFENNLNVSETSRGLFVHRNTLVYRLEKIRKLTGLDLRNFDDAIVFKVALMVKKYLSANPAKY; translated from the coding sequence ATGGCGAACAGGGTATTCCAGAACGTGGTGTACCAGATGAAAGAGGCCGTTGACCGTGTGGTTGGCGTCGTGGATGAAACCGGTACAGTCATTTCCTGCTCCGAGCTGGGGCAGATCGGCGAAGTGCGCGACGGTGTAGCCGCCGTGCGCCAGACGGCAGGGGACGCCTTTGTGCGGGACGGCTATTCCTATCACCAGTTCTCCAATGCCAAGCATAACGACTACGCGGCCTTTGTGGAAGGTACCGATCCCACGGCGGCACAGTTTGCAGCCATGCTGTCCATCAGCCTGCAGTGCATCAAACAGTACCACGATGAGAAGTTCGACAAGACCAACTTCATCAAGAATGTGGTGCTGGACAACATCCTGCCCGGCGATATCTACGCCAAGGCGCGGGAGCTGCACTTCGTGTCGGATGCCCAGCGGGTGGTGCTGCTGATCCGTGTGACCTCGGGCAACGATATTTCGGCCTACGATGTGGTCAGCGGCCTGTTCCCCGACAAGCAGAAGGACTTCGTCTTCAATATCAGTGAGAGCGATACCGTCCTGGTCAAGGAGATCAAGCCGGACAACAATACCAAGGATATGGAGAAGCTGGCCACCTCCATCGTGGATACGCTGCAGGGGGACCACTACATCAAGGCTGTGGTGGGCATCGGCACGCCCATCAACAACATCAAGGATCTGGCCTCCAGCTTCAAGGAAGCCCAGATCGCCATGGAAGTGGGCAAGGTTTTCGACACCGAGCGTCAGGTCATCAGCTATGACCATCTGGGCATTGCCCGCCTGATCTATCAGCTGCCCACCACGCTGTGCGAGGCGTTCCTGCGGGAGGTCTTCAAGCAGGAGAGCATCGATTCCCTGGACGCCGAGACGCTGTTCACCATCCAGCGCTTCTTTGAGAACAACCTGAATGTTTCGGAGACCAGCCGCGGATTGTTTGTCCACCGCAACACGCTGGTGTACCGGCTGGAGAAGATCCGCAAACTGACCGGCCTTGACCTGCGCAACTTCGACGATGCCATCGTCTTCAAGGTGGCGCTGATGGTCAAGAAGTACCTCTCCGCCAACCCGGCCAAGTATTGA